In a genomic window of Bradyrhizobium sp. LLZ17:
- a CDS encoding cytochrome P450 produces MNIQTPVKADKAERMRKAREEAYATPLAQFHPGAPRLFQDDTLWPWFERLRKEEPVHYCTNAPIEPYWSVVKYNDIMHVDTNHGVFSSDSTLGGIGIRDVPEGYDWPSFIAMDQPRHSSQRKTVSPMFTPTHLDELAKLIRQRSQTVLDNLPRNETFNFVERVSIELTTQMLATLFDFPWEERRKLTRWSDVATALPKSGIVESAEARRREMDECYAYMSKLWNERVNSAPRNDLLSLMAHSDATRFMDPDNLMGNIILLIVGGNDTTRNTMTGSVLALNENPEQYDKLRANPALIDTMVPEVIRWQTPLAHMRRTALQDTEIGGKHIKKGDRVVMWYVSGNRDEEMIDRPNEFIIDRPRPRTHLSFGFGIHRCVGMRLAELQLRIVWEEMLKRFDRIEVVGEPKRIYSSFIKGYESLPVRIPG; encoded by the coding sequence ATGAATATCCAGACTCCGGTCAAAGCCGACAAGGCCGAACGCATGCGCAAGGCGCGCGAGGAGGCTTACGCGACGCCGCTGGCGCAATTCCATCCCGGCGCGCCCAGGCTGTTCCAGGACGACACGCTGTGGCCGTGGTTCGAGCGGCTGCGCAAGGAAGAGCCGGTGCATTACTGCACCAACGCGCCGATCGAGCCCTACTGGTCGGTGGTGAAATACAACGACATCATGCATGTCGACACCAATCACGGCGTCTTCTCCTCCGACTCGACGCTCGGCGGCATCGGGATCCGCGACGTGCCGGAGGGCTATGACTGGCCGAGCTTCATCGCGATGGACCAGCCCAGGCATTCGTCGCAGCGCAAGACGGTGTCGCCGATGTTCACGCCGACGCATCTGGACGAGCTCGCCAAGCTGATCCGCCAGCGCTCGCAAACCGTGCTCGACAATCTGCCGCGCAACGAGACCTTCAACTTCGTCGAGCGCGTCTCGATCGAGCTGACGACGCAGATGCTGGCGACGCTGTTCGACTTCCCCTGGGAAGAGCGGCGCAAGTTGACGCGCTGGTCGGATGTCGCGACCGCGCTGCCCAAGAGCGGCATCGTTGAATCCGCGGAAGCGCGCCGACGCGAGATGGACGAGTGCTACGCCTACATGTCGAAGCTGTGGAACGAGCGCGTCAATTCCGCGCCGCGCAACGATCTTCTGTCGCTGATGGCCCATAGCGACGCCACGCGCTTCATGGACCCCGACAACCTCATGGGCAACATCATCCTGCTCATCGTCGGCGGCAACGACACCACGCGCAACACCATGACCGGCTCGGTGCTGGCGCTGAACGAGAACCCCGAGCAATACGACAAGCTGCGCGCCAATCCAGCGCTGATCGACACCATGGTGCCGGAGGTGATCCGCTGGCAGACGCCGCTCGCCCACATGCGGCGCACCGCGCTGCAGGATACCGAGATCGGCGGCAAGCACATCAAGAAGGGCGACCGCGTGGTGATGTGGTACGTCTCCGGCAACCGCGACGAAGAGATGATCGACCGCCCGAACGAGTTCATCATCGACCGGCCGCGGCCGCGCACGCATCTCTCCTTCGGCTTCGGCATCCATCGCTGCGTCGGCATGCGGCTCGCCGAGCTCCAGCTGAGAATCGTCTGGGAAGAGATGCTCAAGCGCTTCGACCGCATCGAAGTGGTCGGCGAGCCGAAGCGGATCTATTCAAGCTTCATCAAGGGGTATGAGTCACTGCCGGTGAGGATTCCGGGGTAG
- the upp gene encoding uracil phosphoribosyltransferase encodes MEGVTVVDHPLVQHKLTLVRDKSISTKSFRELIKEIGMLLCYEVTRDLPLTDVVVDTPLARMHSAKIAGKKLVFVPMLRAGTTFVDGMMDLVPTARVAHIGLYREPHSFAAVEYFFKSPSDLGERLAIVVTPVVATANTAVAAIDRLKERGAKDIRLACLIAAPEGLERLRGLHPDVPIWTAAVDEGLDENGFILPGLGDAGDRAYGTR; translated from the coding sequence ATGGAAGGCGTCACGGTCGTCGATCATCCGCTGGTCCAGCACAAGCTGACGCTGGTGCGGGACAAATCGATCTCGACGAAGTCATTCCGCGAGCTGATCAAGGAGATCGGCATGCTGTTGTGCTACGAGGTGACGCGCGACCTGCCGCTCACGGATGTCGTCGTCGACACGCCACTGGCGCGGATGCATTCGGCCAAGATCGCCGGCAAGAAGCTGGTGTTCGTGCCGATGCTGCGTGCCGGCACCACCTTCGTCGACGGCATGATGGACCTGGTGCCGACCGCGCGCGTCGCGCATATCGGCCTCTACCGCGAGCCGCACAGTTTTGCCGCGGTCGAATACTTCTTCAAATCGCCCTCCGATCTCGGCGAGCGGCTCGCGATCGTCGTGACGCCGGTGGTGGCCACGGCGAATACGGCCGTGGCCGCGATCGACCGGCTGAAGGAGCGCGGCGCCAAGGATATTCGCCTCGCCTGCCTGATCGCAGCACCAGAGGGACTTGAACGGCTGCGCGGGCTACATCCGGACGTGCCGATCTGGACGGCCGCAGTCGATGAGGGCCTCGACGAGAACGGCTTTATTCTCCCGGGCCTCGGCGATGCCGGCGACCGCGCTTACGGCACGCGGTAG
- a CDS encoding cytochrome P450 — translation MHGTIESTAKLEALRERASSLPLEQFDPGDPELFRTDTFWPYFDRLRREDPVHYCKDPMFGPYWSVTRYNDIMEIETNHSVFSSASALGGITIRDIDPDLRRESFISMDPPRHAAQRKTVAPMFTPTHLDNLALSIRTRSAECLDKLPVGQEFDWVDQVSIELTTQMLAVLFDFPWEDRRKLTRWSDVATTIPGPDGLVATEEERMAELGECAAYFARLWKERAEQPPKSELLSMMAHSDATRHMDAKNFLGNLILLIVGGNDTTRNTMSGSLLALSQHPEQYRKLRENPALLDSFVPEVIRWQTPLAHMRRTALANFEFRGKQIKKGDKVVMWYVSGNRDAEAIEKPYDFIIDRARPRTHLSFGFGIHRCVGLRLAELQLKIIWEEILKRFDHIDVVGEPKRVYSSFVKGLETLPVKIAA, via the coding sequence ATGCATGGGACCATCGAGAGCACGGCGAAGCTCGAGGCATTGCGCGAGCGCGCCTCGTCATTGCCGCTGGAGCAATTCGATCCAGGCGATCCGGAGTTGTTCAGGACCGATACGTTCTGGCCCTATTTCGATCGCCTGCGCCGTGAAGATCCCGTGCATTATTGCAAGGATCCGATGTTCGGGCCGTACTGGTCGGTGACGCGCTACAACGACATCATGGAGATCGAGACCAACCATTCGGTGTTCTCCTCGGCCTCCGCGCTCGGCGGCATCACCATCCGCGACATCGATCCGGACCTGCGCCGCGAGAGCTTCATCTCGATGGATCCGCCGCGCCACGCGGCGCAGCGCAAGACCGTGGCGCCGATGTTCACGCCGACGCATCTGGACAATCTCGCGCTCAGCATCCGCACCCGCTCGGCCGAATGCCTCGACAAGCTGCCCGTGGGCCAGGAGTTCGACTGGGTCGATCAGGTCTCGATCGAGCTCACCACGCAGATGCTTGCGGTGCTGTTTGACTTCCCCTGGGAGGACCGCCGCAAGCTGACGCGCTGGTCCGATGTCGCGACAACCATTCCCGGCCCCGACGGCCTCGTCGCCACCGAAGAGGAACGGATGGCCGAACTCGGGGAATGCGCGGCTTACTTCGCGCGCCTCTGGAAGGAACGCGCCGAGCAGCCGCCGAAGAGCGAGCTGCTCTCGATGATGGCGCACAGCGACGCGACGCGCCACATGGATGCGAAAAACTTCCTCGGCAATCTCATTTTGTTGATCGTCGGCGGCAACGACACCACCCGCAACACCATGTCCGGCTCGCTTCTCGCACTGAGCCAGCATCCGGAGCAATATCGCAAGCTGCGCGAAAACCCCGCGCTGCTCGATAGTTTCGTGCCGGAGGTGATCCGTTGGCAGACGCCGCTGGCGCATATGCGCCGCACCGCGCTCGCCAATTTCGAGTTCCGCGGCAAGCAGATCAAGAAGGGTGACAAGGTCGTGATGTGGTACGTCTCGGGCAACCGCGACGCGGAGGCGATCGAGAAGCCCTACGATTTCATCATTGACCGCGCCCGCCCGCGGACGCATCTCTCCTTCGGCTTCGGCATCCACCGCTGCGTCGGCCTGCGGCTTGCCGAACTCCAGCTCAAGATTATCTGGGAAGAGATTCTCAAGCGTTTCGACCATATTGACGTGGTCGGCGAACCGAAGCGGGTCTATTCCAGCTTCGTAAAGGGTTTGGAAACGCTGCCGGTGAAGATTGCGGCTTAG
- a CDS encoding M48 family metallopeptidase: MSDVSAEDVAQSAKPTIFFDGVSSRKRQVKLMLGDALEIVEEGAPMVRWAYGDIRRADSPAGVLRLACNGAPPLARLEIRDIALASEVVARCARLDEHQTTGRGVAKIVGWSVAAAVSIVCVVLFGVPLAADRLAPLVPKPIERRIGDASEVQVKTIFGRSTCSDPAGQAAFSKLVNRLRDAAGLDDDSMTAGVLPTSVPNAFALPGGKVFVLKGLLDKAENPDEIAGILAHELGHLKHHDNMRGLIYNGGTSFLIGLLFGDVTGSSAVIFASRSVVEASYSREAETNADTFAIDIMHALGRSPKPAAELMFRITGKEGGGLTSILASHPLTEDRLARMTREDRPASGPPLLPDAEWRSLKEICGSGKI, translated from the coding sequence GTGAGCGATGTGTCTGCGGAAGACGTGGCGCAGTCCGCCAAGCCGACGATCTTTTTCGACGGCGTGTCGAGCCGCAAGCGGCAGGTGAAGCTGATGCTGGGTGATGCGCTCGAGATTGTCGAGGAGGGCGCGCCGATGGTTCGCTGGGCCTACGGCGATATCCGCCGCGCCGACAGTCCGGCCGGCGTCCTGCGTCTCGCCTGCAACGGCGCGCCGCCACTTGCGCGGCTCGAGATCCGCGACATTGCGCTGGCCTCCGAGGTGGTCGCCCGCTGCGCCCGTCTCGATGAGCACCAGACCACAGGTCGCGGTGTCGCAAAAATCGTGGGCTGGTCGGTGGCGGCGGCCGTTTCCATCGTCTGCGTCGTGCTGTTTGGCGTGCCGCTGGCCGCGGACCGTCTCGCGCCGCTGGTGCCGAAACCGATCGAGCGGCGCATCGGCGATGCGTCCGAGGTCCAGGTGAAGACCATCTTCGGCCGCTCAACTTGCAGCGACCCGGCCGGTCAGGCGGCCTTCTCCAAGCTGGTCAACCGCCTGCGCGACGCCGCCGGCCTTGACGACGATTCCATGACCGCGGGCGTGCTGCCGACCTCGGTGCCGAACGCGTTCGCGCTGCCGGGCGGCAAGGTCTTCGTGCTGAAAGGTCTGCTCGACAAGGCCGAAAATCCCGACGAGATCGCCGGGATTCTCGCCCACGAGCTCGGCCATCTCAAGCATCACGACAACATGCGCGGCCTGATCTACAACGGCGGCACCTCGTTCCTGATCGGCCTGTTGTTCGGCGACGTCACCGGCTCGTCCGCCGTGATCTTCGCCTCGCGCAGCGTGGTCGAAGCCTCCTATTCGCGCGAGGCCGAAACCAACGCCGATACGTTCGCCATCGACATCATGCATGCGCTCGGCCGCTCGCCGAAGCCCGCGGCCGAACTGATGTTCCGCATCACCGGCAAGGAAGGCGGCGGCCTCACCTCAATCCTGGCAAGCCATCCGCTCACCGAGGACCGCCTCGCCCGCATGACCAGGGAAGATCGACCCGCAAGCGGTCCGCCGCTGCTGCCGGATGCGGAATGGCGATCGCTGAAGGAGATTTGCGGCAGCGGAAAGATCTGA
- a CDS encoding L,D-transpeptidase — MFRFLAASVAAMALLVTGASGVSAAGMVDFTGTSSGGFLGGGASSIPRSTVMYPTNYAPGTVVVNTAERRLYLVLGGGQALRYGIGVGRDGFRWGGVHRITAKKEWPEWTPPSQMIARRPDLPRHMKGGIENPLGARAMYLGSTLYRIHGSNEPETIGQAVSSGCFRMTNDDVTDLYGRVSVGTTVVVLNN, encoded by the coding sequence ATGTTCCGGTTTTTGGCCGCGTCGGTCGCCGCAATGGCGCTTTTGGTGACGGGCGCGAGCGGCGTGTCCGCGGCGGGGATGGTAGACTTCACGGGGACCAGTTCCGGCGGATTTCTCGGCGGTGGCGCGAGCTCGATCCCGCGCTCGACCGTGATGTATCCGACCAATTACGCGCCGGGCACGGTCGTGGTGAACACCGCCGAGCGCCGGCTCTATCTGGTGCTGGGAGGCGGCCAGGCGTTGCGCTACGGCATCGGCGTCGGCCGCGACGGGTTCCGCTGGGGCGGCGTGCACAGGATCACCGCGAAGAAGGAGTGGCCGGAGTGGACGCCGCCGTCGCAGATGATCGCGCGCCGGCCGGACCTGCCGCGCCACATGAAGGGCGGCATCGAGAATCCGCTCGGCGCGCGCGCGATGTATCTGGGCTCGACGCTCTACCGCATCCACGGCTCCAACGAGCCGGAGACGATCGGCCAAGCGGTCTCCTCGGGCTGCTTCCGCATGACCAACGACGACGTCACCGACCTCTATGGCCGTGTCTCGGTCGGCACCACGGTGGTCGTGCTCAACAATTAG
- a CDS encoding DUF305 domain-containing protein has translation MTYTRFAAMIAVSTVIMFGLMYLNTFALDHVWYSQTRTWMALLMGAVMAVVMLGFMWGMYRNPAAKIGIVAVSTAVFAISLWLVRSQQTVTDVAYMEAMIPHHSIAVLTSERAHIRDPRVRKLADGIIEAQVREIGEMKRLISDLKEKPAPADAKDLPARPPT, from the coding sequence ATGACTTACACCCGCTTCGCCGCAATGATCGCGGTTTCCACCGTGATCATGTTCGGGCTGATGTACCTCAACACGTTTGCTCTGGACCACGTCTGGTACAGCCAGACCCGGACCTGGATGGCGCTTCTGATGGGAGCCGTCATGGCTGTCGTGATGCTGGGTTTCATGTGGGGCATGTACAGGAACCCGGCGGCGAAGATCGGGATTGTCGCCGTCAGCACCGCCGTGTTCGCAATCTCGCTCTGGCTCGTTCGCAGTCAGCAGACCGTTACCGACGTGGCCTATATGGAAGCCATGATTCCACATCACTCGATCGCGGTGCTGACGAGTGAACGCGCGCACATCCGCGATCCCCGCGTTCGCAAGCTGGCTGACGGCATCATCGAGGCGCAGGTGCGGGAGATCGGCGAGATGAAACGTCTGATCTCCGACCTGAAGGAGAAGCCGGCGCCGGCAGATGCAAAGGATCTGCCGGCGAGACCGCCGACCTGA
- a CDS encoding URC4/urg3 family protein, with the protein MSDSLEREARSLLSAGAVRARAGEMLKIGLAGGLTHFTIDLGRMDGVADAVVAVTRKAYSTLDIPFHARWRHFVFGGTDRWARLADAASWPDRAARARAEFDLAITSVLLDAGAGATWRYRDAVTGDGVGRSEGLAIASLDMFASGLFSGDARAPFRVDANVLAKLPLAALTSAFQVTDANPLLGLDGRTDLLRRLGRLVGERPDVFGLHDTPRPGGLFDHIAAQAVDGAVAAPAILSAVLNQLGPIWPSRLELAGIPLGDCWRHPAIKADDATAGLVPLHKLSQWLSYSLIEPLQRAGLEVTDIDGLTGLAEYRNGGLFVDHEVLRLRDAADADRAHAVDSLLVVEWRALTVALLDRLAALVRAKLGRTPESLPLASILEGGTWAAGRAIAFSRRPDGSPPLKVISDGTVF; encoded by the coding sequence ATGTCGGATTCTTTGGAACGAGAGGCCCGCTCGCTGCTCAGCGCAGGAGCGGTTCGCGCGCGTGCCGGCGAGATGCTTAAGATCGGCCTTGCCGGCGGGCTGACGCATTTCACGATCGATCTGGGTCGCATGGACGGCGTGGCGGACGCAGTGGTCGCGGTGACGCGCAAGGCCTATTCGACACTCGATATTCCCTTCCATGCGCGCTGGCGGCATTTCGTGTTTGGCGGCACCGACCGCTGGGCGCGGCTTGCGGATGCGGCATCCTGGCCCGACCGCGCGGCGCGGGCGCGCGCAGAGTTCGACCTCGCCATCACCAGCGTGTTGCTCGATGCCGGGGCGGGCGCGACCTGGCGCTACCGGGACGCGGTGACGGGAGACGGCGTTGGCCGATCCGAGGGGCTTGCGATTGCCAGCCTCGACATGTTCGCGAGCGGCCTGTTTTCCGGCGATGCACGCGCGCCCTTCAGGGTCGATGCGAACGTGCTCGCAAAGCTGCCGCTCGCCGCGCTCACATCCGCTTTTCAAGTCACCGATGCCAATCCGCTGCTGGGCCTCGACGGACGCACGGATCTGCTGCGCCGTTTGGGCCGGCTGGTGGGAGAGCGCCCGGACGTTTTCGGCTTGCACGACACCCCACGGCCGGGCGGCCTGTTCGATCACATCGCAGCGCAGGCGGTGGACGGCGCCGTCGCCGCGCCCGCCATCCTATCCGCGGTGCTGAACCAGCTCGGACCCATCTGGCCGTCGCGACTTGAACTCGCGGGCATTCCGCTCGGCGATTGCTGGCGTCATCCGGCGATTAAAGCGGATGACGCCACCGCGGGCCTCGTGCCCTTGCACAAGCTGTCGCAATGGCTGAGCTACTCGCTGATCGAACCGCTGCAGCGCGCGGGCCTGGAAGTGACCGACATCGACGGCCTGACCGGGCTTGCCGAATACCGCAATGGCGGCCTGTTCGTCGATCACGAGGTGCTGCGCCTGCGCGATGCCGCTGATGCCGACCGCGCGCACGCGGTGGACTCGCTGCTCGTCGTCGAATGGCGCGCGCTGACCGTGGCATTGCTGGACCGGCTTGCCGCGCTAGTTCGTGCCAAGCTCGGCCGCACGCCGGAGTCCCTGCCGCTCGCCAGCATTCTGGAAGGCGGCACCTGGGCCGCCGGCCGCGCCATCGCCTTTTCGCGCCGTCCCGATGGTTCGCCGCCGCTCAAGGTGATCAGCGACGGCACGGTTTTCTAA
- a CDS encoding GTP cyclohydrolase II has product MSRANRTDHIRLTSHPEPGRKAAFPIHWGAADARSRGPIIGTVSRAQDRNVIGSHGGSYAMYRALAVSAGALDPIRRPDLTNTFPAATIGPFEQWRDPAKIVALDPWGHLVAENFGKDIAEGIDIRPSIAVTRARLDLPEIREALAAKRLRADGDVVHANGSVSVVKIAIDPVWYLPGLAERFGTNETELRRTLFEQTAGMFPELVTRPDMKVFLPPIGGTTVYMFGDVTKLPDHRTKITCRVHDECNGSDVFGSDICTCRPYLIHGIEESARGAQEGGLGLVIYNRKEGRALGEVTKFLVYNARKRQEDGDAAAAYFERTECVAGVQDARFQQLMPDTIHWLGLKRIDRFLSMSDMKHDALTSQGIDIVERVPIPPELIPADAYVEIAAKKAAGYYSTDVAPEKDVNGVVGRSLEKY; this is encoded by the coding sequence ATGAGCCGCGCGAACCGTACCGACCACATCCGTCTCACCTCCCATCCGGAGCCGGGCCGGAAGGCCGCTTTTCCGATTCACTGGGGCGCAGCCGACGCACGCAGCCGCGGGCCGATCATCGGTACGGTGTCACGCGCGCAGGACCGCAACGTGATCGGCAGCCATGGCGGCTCCTACGCGATGTACCGCGCGCTCGCCGTTTCCGCCGGCGCGCTCGATCCGATCCGGCGCCCTGACCTCACCAACACGTTTCCGGCCGCGACCATCGGTCCGTTCGAGCAATGGCGCGATCCCGCCAAAATCGTCGCGCTCGATCCCTGGGGCCATCTCGTCGCGGAGAATTTCGGCAAGGACATCGCCGAGGGCATCGATATCCGCCCAAGCATCGCGGTGACGCGGGCGCGGCTCGACCTGCCCGAGATCCGCGAGGCGCTGGCCGCCAAGCGATTGCGTGCCGACGGCGATGTCGTGCACGCCAATGGCAGCGTGTCCGTGGTCAAGATCGCGATCGATCCGGTCTGGTATCTGCCCGGCCTCGCGGAGCGCTTCGGCACCAACGAGACCGAGCTGCGCCGTACGCTGTTCGAGCAGACCGCCGGCATGTTCCCCGAACTGGTGACGCGGCCGGACATGAAGGTGTTTCTGCCGCCGATCGGCGGCACCACCGTTTACATGTTCGGCGACGTCACCAAGCTGCCCGACCATCGCACCAAAATCACCTGCCGCGTGCATGACGAGTGCAACGGCTCCGACGTGTTCGGCTCCGACATCTGCACCTGCCGGCCCTATCTCATCCACGGCATCGAGGAATCCGCGCGCGGTGCGCAGGAGGGCGGGCTCGGGCTCGTCATCTACAACCGCAAGGAAGGCCGCGCGCTCGGCGAGGTCACGAAATTCCTGGTCTACAACGCGCGCAAGCGCCAGGAGGACGGCGACGCGGCCGCGGCCTATTTCGAGCGCACCGAATGCGTCGCCGGCGTGCAGGATGCGCGCTTCCAGCAATTGATGCCTGACACCATCCACTGGCTGGGCTTGAAGCGCATCGACCGCTTCCTGTCGATGAGCGACATGAAGCACGACGCGCTGACCTCGCAAGGCATCGACATCGTCGAGCGCGTGCCGATTCCGCCCGAGCTCATTCCGGCCGACGCCTATGTCGAGATCGCAGCGAAGAAAGCCGCCGGCTATTACTCGACCGACGTTGCGCCGGAGAAGGACGTCAACGGCGTGGTCGGGCGTTCGCTGGAAAAGTATTGA
- a CDS encoding YjgN family protein: protein MNDLQWAPVGPPQPIPPPLPSARIDFSGDRSAFRRLVTKGAALELVTFGFYRFWLVTDIRRHLWSNTSIDGDAAEYTGRAKELLIGFLFALAILVPIYLAYFLVGIEFERWQGFASTPLFISFYAFGQFAIFRARRYRLTRTVWRGVRFWMDGSGWAYSFRAMLWGLLVFLTLGLALPWREASLERYKMRHTHFGDLQGDFEGDGWTFFKRGWWLWLLTPIAIVIFPLAPFVYAEFKAREWRWWLDGIRIGGVSVSSELPHNAFYGLYWKVIGWWMLLSALFGLYIAGALGLVTAAGPALAGPDEIVRSIPLMVVMVIGYLAAVLAMNVVMRMYLQHDIWAKVLETLQMHDIGTAADVQGRGELASALGEGFADGLDVAGF from the coding sequence GTGAACGATTTGCAATGGGCTCCCGTTGGCCCGCCCCAACCGATCCCGCCGCCGCTGCCGTCCGCGCGCATCGACTTCAGCGGCGACCGCAGCGCGTTTCGCAGGCTGGTCACCAAAGGCGCGGCGCTCGAGCTCGTCACTTTCGGCTTCTACCGGTTCTGGCTCGTCACCGACATTCGCAGGCATCTCTGGTCGAACACCTCGATCGATGGCGACGCCGCGGAATATACCGGCCGGGCTAAGGAGTTGTTGATCGGATTCCTGTTCGCGCTCGCCATTCTCGTGCCGATCTACCTGGCCTATTTCCTGGTCGGCATCGAGTTCGAGCGCTGGCAGGGCTTTGCCTCGACGCCGCTGTTCATCAGCTTCTATGCCTTCGGCCAGTTCGCGATTTTTCGCGCGCGGCGCTACCGCCTGACGCGCACGGTCTGGCGCGGCGTGCGCTTCTGGATGGACGGGTCGGGCTGGGCCTATTCGTTCCGCGCCATGCTGTGGGGCTTGCTGGTGTTCCTGACGCTGGGCCTGGCGCTGCCATGGCGCGAGGCGTCGCTGGAGCGCTACAAAATGCGGCACACGCATTTCGGCGATCTCCAAGGCGATTTCGAAGGCGACGGCTGGACGTTCTTCAAACGGGGTTGGTGGCTGTGGCTGCTCACCCCCATCGCGATCGTCATCTTCCCGCTCGCCCCGTTTGTGTACGCCGAGTTCAAGGCGCGCGAATGGCGCTGGTGGCTCGATGGCATTCGCATCGGCGGCGTGAGCGTGTCCTCGGAGTTGCCGCACAACGCATTCTACGGCCTGTACTGGAAAGTGATCGGCTGGTGGATGCTGCTGAGCGCCCTGTTCGGACTTTACATCGCCGGTGCCCTCGGGCTGGTCACTGCGGCCGGACCGGCGCTTGCCGGACCCGACGAGATCGTACGAAGCATTCCGCTTATGGTGGTGATGGTGATCGGCTATCTTGCCGCGGTGCTGGCGATGAACGTCGTCATGCGCATGTATCTCCAGCACGACATCTGGGCGAAGGTGCTCGAAACGCTTCAAATGCACGACATCGGCACGGCGGCGGACGTGCAGGGTCGTGGCGAGCTTGCCAGCGCGCTAGGCGAAGGCTTTGCGGATGGTCTCGATGTTGCGGGGTTCTAA
- a CDS encoding LysR substrate-binding domain-containing protein, which yields MDFRQLRTFSCVAELGSLSKASDTLRVAQPALSRQIKLLEHELRVELFTRNGRGMVLTEAGRLLLARTSGIVRQIDQIRDDIQSAKGPPSGQVVLGLVPTVSCVLSARFARRCVETFPGISLRIVESYSGHLVEWLHRGEMDLAILYGRSADLHLNVESLGRDNIVAVGPRGCGLARKKSVDIGWLLRQRLVLPSHSHGLRALIEHAAAQRKIKLDVQLEADSFRVLTSLVEEGLGFALLPPSSVHGEVADGRLETAPVSKPMTRELIFASPIDRPASTASLAITALLRDEVAACRKDGVWDIKLS from the coding sequence ATGGACTTCCGGCAGCTCAGGACCTTCAGTTGCGTGGCGGAGCTCGGCAGCCTCTCCAAGGCGTCGGACACGCTGCGCGTGGCGCAGCCGGCGCTGAGCCGGCAGATCAAGCTGCTGGAACATGAGCTGCGCGTCGAGCTGTTCACGCGCAACGGCCGCGGCATGGTGCTGACCGAGGCCGGCCGCCTGTTGCTGGCGCGGACTTCCGGCATCGTGCGCCAGATCGACCAGATCCGCGATGACATCCAGTCGGCCAAGGGGCCGCCGTCGGGACAGGTCGTGCTCGGCTTGGTTCCGACCGTGAGCTGCGTGCTGTCGGCGCGCTTTGCGCGGCGCTGCGTCGAAACATTTCCCGGCATTTCGCTGCGCATCGTCGAGAGCTACAGCGGCCACCTGGTCGAATGGCTGCATCGCGGCGAGATGGATCTCGCCATCCTCTACGGCCGTTCGGCCGACCTGCATCTCAACGTGGAGAGCCTCGGCCGCGATAACATCGTCGCGGTCGGCCCGCGCGGCTGCGGGCTTGCGCGCAAGAAGAGCGTCGATATCGGCTGGCTGTTGCGGCAGCGGCTGGTGCTGCCCAGTCATTCGCACGGCCTTCGCGCGCTGATCGAGCATGCGGCCGCGCAGCGCAAGATCAAGCTCGACGTCCAGCTCGAGGCGGATTCGTTTCGCGTGCTCACGAGCCTGGTCGAGGAAGGTCTCGGCTTCGCGCTGTTGCCGCCTTCGTCGGTCCACGGCGAGGTCGCGGACGGGCGGCTGGAAACCGCACCCGTGTCAAAGCCGATGACGCGCGAGCTCATTTTCGCCTCTCCCATCGACCGCCCGGCCTCGACCGCCTCGCTCGCCATCACCGCACTCCTGCGCGACGAAGTCGCCGCCTGCCGCAAGGACGGCGTGTGGGACATCAAATTGAGTTAG
- a CDS encoding DUF2927 domain-containing protein, with the protein MSALDPPAPVLRIALLALAVLMLVPETAAMAAGELPAIASRQRAEKKSFTDAEIVDGFLKTAFGAEYHLAGRVDRIRKFDGPVRVFAETDRADRKAQLARVVADIGTRVQHLDIAMTDTSEAANVRVKLVRDRDLYRTIASFYGAERAREIRTSLDPQCLSGFRKNDSFEIEHSDVILTVDNGDFTFLDCAYEELLQSLGPINDTSSVPWTMFNDNVSMGFFDVYDQYILNLLYDPRVKAGMTVPEVRALLPEVLADVRTWVKQVNDLKE; encoded by the coding sequence ATGAGTGCATTGGATCCGCCCGCGCCTGTCCTTCGCATCGCCCTGCTGGCGCTCGCAGTGCTCATGCTCGTGCCTGAGACCGCTGCGATGGCCGCGGGCGAACTGCCCGCGATCGCCTCGCGGCAGCGTGCCGAGAAGAAGAGCTTTACCGACGCCGAGATCGTCGACGGCTTTCTGAAGACCGCATTCGGCGCCGAATACCACCTCGCCGGCCGCGTCGACCGCATCCGCAAATTCGACGGACCCGTGCGCGTGTTTGCCGAGACCGACCGCGCCGACCGCAAGGCGCAGCTCGCCAGGGTCGTGGCCGACATCGGCACGCGCGTGCAGCATCTCGACATCGCCATGACCGATACCAGCGAGGCGGCGAACGTGCGGGTGAAGCTGGTGCGCGACCGCGATCTCTACCGCACCATCGCGAGCTTCTACGGCGCGGAGAGGGCCCGCGAGATCCGCACCTCGCTCGATCCGCAATGCTTGTCCGGCTTCCGCAAGAACGACAGTTTCGAGATCGAGCATTCCGACGTCATCCTCACCGTCGACAATGGCGACTTCACCTTCCTCGACTGCGCCTATGAGGAGCTGTTGCAATCGCTCGGCCCGATCAACGACACCTCGAGCGTGCCCTGGACCATGTTCAACGACAACGTCTCGATGGGCTTTTTCGATGTCTACGATCAGTACATCCTCAATTTGCTCTACGACCCCCGCGTCAAGGCGGGAATGACGGTGCCGGAGGTCAGGGCGTTGCTGCCCGAAGTACTCGCGGATGTGCGCACCTGGGTGAAGCAGGTGAATGACTTGAAGGAATGA